The following proteins are co-located in the bacterium genome:
- a CDS encoding sulfatase codes for MLGLVGAATALAIAARTLRSHDERPLPPEVQVTDVLHQLSDRLDATTVVAEDSEAPVSAGGLQPSPSRGYRRAIVAPPPATLRFPVPPTPGAALRIGFGMEPAKKPPATAAGVRFVATLNERTVLDQVVDPVGASGDRRWFDVTIPLPAEVAEPLTLTLATTRHGSGPLAGTPGWSRVQLVREAHIPRQASGPAAPNVLVLLVDTLRADHLGVYGAQPSPSPRLDRLAAQGRVFEQAVAQAPWTLPSVATLFTGLHPRSHGVVGRSWRFGRPAGVTGDADWAFLSDSLPTIATQARRAGISTIGVSANGLVSRENNLARGFETFVELPRRERGDDVVWARGAEVNAPFLDWLRRNRGRRFFAWLQYMEAHEPYQPVPGTRPPAPPGIDPQVRDGVIRRLAEEIRKGERPPLSAVEVAYLRTLYHGAIAAWDGALGELVAALEAEGVLRDTIVVVTADHGEEFQEHGLLGHRKHLYDESLHVPMIVFGPGVTPGREPAQVQGIDLFPTVAAVLGLELPRGLPGKNVLAPDLARDREAWSETRYGAGPDGSEVELDALRTPERKLIWAPPSDLGVIYDLVRDPGEQANAWSGDAADAAMRERLSALRAAAAPPPPVGGADPGLEDKLRALGYLD; via the coding sequence GTGCTCGGGCTCGTCGGGGCGGCGACGGCGCTGGCGATCGCGGCGCGCACCCTGCGCTCGCACGACGAGCGGCCGCTGCCGCCGGAGGTGCAGGTGACCGACGTCCTGCATCAGCTGTCCGATCGCCTCGACGCGACCACGGTGGTCGCAGAGGATTCCGAGGCGCCGGTGTCCGCGGGCGGCCTCCAGCCGTCGCCGTCGCGCGGCTACCGCCGCGCCATCGTGGCGCCGCCGCCGGCGACGCTGCGCTTCCCCGTGCCGCCGACGCCCGGAGCCGCGCTGCGCATCGGCTTCGGGATGGAGCCGGCGAAGAAACCGCCGGCGACGGCGGCGGGCGTCCGCTTCGTCGCGACGCTGAACGAGCGCACCGTGCTCGACCAGGTGGTGGACCCGGTCGGCGCGAGCGGCGATCGCCGCTGGTTCGACGTCACCATCCCGCTCCCCGCCGAGGTCGCCGAGCCGCTCACGCTCACGCTCGCGACGACGCGGCACGGCAGCGGGCCGCTCGCGGGGACGCCGGGCTGGAGCCGCGTGCAGCTGGTGCGCGAGGCGCACATCCCGCGACAGGCGTCCGGCCCCGCCGCACCCAACGTCCTCGTGCTGCTGGTGGACACGCTGCGCGCCGACCACCTCGGCGTCTACGGCGCGCAGCCCAGCCCGAGCCCGCGGCTCGACCGGCTGGCCGCGCAGGGCCGCGTCTTCGAGCAGGCGGTGGCGCAGGCGCCGTGGACGCTGCCCTCGGTCGCGACGCTGTTCACCGGCCTGCATCCGCGCTCGCACGGCGTGGTGGGACGCTCGTGGCGCTTCGGCCGTCCCGCCGGCGTCACCGGCGATGCGGACTGGGCCTTCCTGTCCGACAGCCTGCCGACCATCGCCACCCAGGCCCGGCGCGCGGGCATCAGCACGATCGGCGTCTCCGCCAACGGGCTCGTGTCGCGCGAGAACAATCTCGCGCGCGGCTTCGAGACCTTCGTCGAGCTGCCACGACGCGAGCGCGGCGACGACGTCGTCTGGGCCCGCGGCGCCGAGGTGAACGCGCCGTTCCTCGACTGGCTGCGCCGCAATCGCGGCCGGCGGTTCTTCGCCTGGCTCCAGTACATGGAGGCGCACGAGCCCTATCAGCCGGTGCCCGGGACGCGGCCGCCGGCGCCGCCCGGCATCGATCCGCAGGTGCGTGACGGCGTGATCCGCCGCCTGGCGGAGGAGATCCGCAAGGGCGAGCGCCCGCCGCTCTCCGCGGTCGAGGTCGCGTATCTGCGCACCCTCTACCACGGCGCGATCGCGGCATGGGACGGCGCGCTGGGCGAGCTGGTGGCCGCGCTCGAAGCGGAAGGCGTGCTACGCGACACGATCGTCGTCGTCACCGCCGACCACGGCGAGGAGTTCCAGGAGCACGGCCTCCTCGGCCATCGCAAGCATCTCTACGACGAGTCGCTGCACGTGCCGATGATCGTCTTCGGGCCCGGGGTGACGCCGGGCCGCGAGCCGGCGCAGGTCCAGGGCATCGACCTCTTCCCCACCGTCGCCGCGGTGCTCGGCCTGGAGCTTCCGCGCGGGCTGCCGGGCAAGAACGTCCTCGCTCCGGACCTGGCGCGCGACCGCGAGGCCTGGTCGGAGACGCGCTACGGCGCCGGTCCCGACGGCTCCGAGGTCGAGCTGGACGCGCTGCGGACGCCCGAGCGCAAGCTCATCTGGGCCCCGCCAAGCGACCTCGGCGTGATCTACGATCTGGTGCGCGACCCCGGCGAGCAGGCGAACGCCTGGAGCGGCGACGCCGCGGACGCCGCGATGCGCGAGCGCCTGTCGGCGCTGCGCGCCGCGGCCGCACCGCCGCCGCCCGTGGGCGGCGCCGATCCGGGGCTCGAGGACAAGCTGCGCGCCCTCGGCTACCTCGACTGA
- a CDS encoding glycosyltransferase, translating into MTVVPGRVSVLVPCHNGARYLGEALDSALGQTHGDVEILVADDGSTDTSAAVARAYGPRVRCLAQENRGPSAARNLALGASTGEYVALLDADDRFHPRKLARQVELLAARPDAGAAYCGWRFIDADGDELPERGWPRVEGDLLPQLLLGNLFHPVSVVLRREVVERAGGFDERWRVNEDWALFLEASRQGARWVCVDEALCDYRLHPGQSHQRLALVHAVALEILERFFADPTLPAALRRLEPEAYEQADLRAAAEFYAADAQVDGDRALARAITRRPAILGDAAFALRLLRMLLPDGHRSRAAVVSQRRRLLAMLRPALVRVARSPAERWRGRAMLLRLALRLRWRALTRGAGAVSRAS; encoded by the coding sequence ATGACGGTCGTCCCCGGGCGGGTGAGCGTCCTCGTCCCGTGTCACAACGGCGCCCGCTACCTCGGGGAGGCGCTCGACAGCGCGCTCGGGCAGACCCACGGCGACGTCGAGATCCTGGTCGCGGACGACGGCTCGACCGACACGAGCGCCGCCGTCGCGCGCGCCTACGGCCCGCGCGTGCGCTGCCTCGCGCAGGAGAACCGCGGCCCGTCGGCGGCACGCAACCTGGCGCTCGGCGCGTCCACCGGCGAGTACGTCGCGCTGCTCGACGCCGACGACCGCTTCCATCCGCGCAAGCTCGCGCGACAGGTCGAGCTGCTGGCGGCGCGCCCCGACGCCGGCGCCGCGTACTGCGGATGGCGCTTCATCGACGCCGACGGCGACGAGCTGCCCGAGCGGGGCTGGCCCCGCGTCGAAGGCGATCTCCTCCCGCAGCTGCTGCTCGGGAACCTCTTCCACCCGGTGTCGGTGGTGCTCCGGCGCGAGGTGGTGGAGCGTGCGGGCGGCTTCGACGAGCGCTGGCGCGTCAACGAGGACTGGGCCCTCTTCCTCGAGGCGAGCCGGCAGGGTGCGCGCTGGGTCTGCGTCGACGAGGCGCTGTGCGACTATCGCCTCCACCCGGGGCAGAGCCATCAACGGCTGGCCCTGGTGCACGCGGTCGCGCTCGAGATCCTGGAGCGCTTCTTCGCCGACCCGACGCTGCCCGCGGCGCTGCGGCGGCTCGAGCCCGAGGCGTACGAGCAGGCCGACCTCCGCGCCGCCGCCGAGTTCTACGCCGCCGACGCCCAGGTCGACGGCGACCGCGCCCTCGCGCGGGCGATCACCCGGCGTCCGGCGATCCTCGGCGATGCGGCGTTCGCCCTGCGGCTGCTGCGCATGCTGCTGCCCGACGGCCATCGCAGCCGCGCGGCCGTGGTGTCCCAGCGGCGCCGGCTGCTCGCCATGCTTCGGCCGGCGCTGGTCCGCGTCGCCCGCAGCCCGGCGGAGCGGTGGCGCGGCCGTGCGATGCTGCTCCGGCTGGCGCTGCGTCTGCGATGGCGAGCGCTGACCCGGGGAGCGGGCGCCGTGTCGCGCGCGTCCTGA
- a CDS encoding alkaline phosphatase family protein — MGSPRVLIIGLDGATWDLFEPWAKSGRLPALARLMGRGTWGGLRSTVPALTLPAWATFMTGKNPGGHGVYGFRRLPWDRYEATGLANAHDLRTATMWNVAAAAGLRVGVVNVPPSYPLTPIPNGFVVGCMLTPPGEPFTSPPEVEAELGEYVIDVPPPKNLRRTDADYRTRSLDYLEALARQTRLRGDASLRLLDARPVDALCVVFYAPDRAQHYFWEYLDPTGTATVPDEPQVQAALENVFTELDGAVGRLVDAVGDDTTIVLVSDHGFGLKPERSIRLNRWLADHGHLRRRPLWKQRRRVVRGLLPEPWRSRYDTTDFILVDRARSRAWAETIFTGTAGVWINVRGRYPLGCVEPGTEYEAVREEIRRGLAELRDEHGRAVCAQVRRREDVYRGPFVEEAPDLVVECSDAYGVLFESLRRELRTPELFGPFDELGYTGTHRPEGLYLFAGPPFAALGQHASRPIEAIAPLVLYTLGVPIPTDFEAPLCTEVVRPEHLAANAPRYQDPVPVDRDDADGGWRSGDDEEKIAERLRALGYLA; from the coding sequence GTGGGGTCCCCGAGGGTCCTGATCATCGGTCTCGACGGGGCCACCTGGGACCTGTTCGAGCCGTGGGCCAAGTCCGGCAGGCTGCCCGCGCTCGCCCGGCTCATGGGGCGCGGGACGTGGGGCGGGCTGCGCTCGACGGTGCCGGCGCTGACGCTGCCGGCGTGGGCGACGTTCATGACCGGGAAGAACCCGGGCGGCCATGGCGTGTACGGCTTCCGGCGGCTGCCCTGGGATCGCTACGAGGCCACCGGGCTCGCGAACGCCCATGACCTGCGCACCGCGACCATGTGGAACGTCGCCGCCGCGGCGGGGCTGCGGGTCGGGGTGGTGAACGTGCCGCCGTCGTATCCGTTGACGCCGATCCCGAACGGGTTCGTCGTCGGCTGCATGCTGACGCCGCCGGGCGAGCCCTTCACGAGCCCGCCCGAGGTCGAGGCCGAGCTCGGCGAGTACGTGATCGACGTGCCGCCGCCGAAGAACCTGCGCCGCACCGACGCCGACTATCGTACGCGCTCGCTCGACTACCTGGAGGCCCTGGCGCGGCAGACGCGGCTGCGCGGCGACGCGTCGCTGCGGCTGCTGGACGCGCGGCCGGTGGACGCGCTGTGCGTCGTCTTCTACGCACCCGATCGCGCGCAGCACTACTTCTGGGAGTACCTCGACCCGACCGGCACGGCGACGGTGCCGGACGAGCCGCAGGTGCAGGCGGCGCTCGAGAACGTCTTCACCGAGCTCGATGGTGCGGTGGGGCGGCTGGTCGACGCCGTCGGCGACGACACCACCATCGTCCTGGTGTCCGACCACGGCTTCGGGCTCAAGCCGGAGCGCTCGATCCGCCTGAACCGCTGGCTGGCCGACCATGGCCATCTGCGGCGGCGTCCGCTCTGGAAGCAGCGCCGTCGCGTCGTGCGCGGCCTGCTCCCCGAGCCCTGGCGGAGCCGCTACGACACGACCGATTTCATCCTCGTCGACCGCGCCCGCAGCCGGGCGTGGGCGGAGACCATCTTCACCGGCACCGCCGGCGTCTGGATCAACGTCCGTGGACGCTATCCCCTCGGCTGCGTGGAGCCCGGGACGGAGTACGAGGCGGTGCGCGAGGAGATCCGCCGGGGGCTCGCCGAGCTGCGCGACGAGCACGGGCGCGCGGTGTGCGCGCAGGTGCGGCGGCGCGAGGACGTCTACCGCGGGCCGTTCGTCGAGGAGGCGCCCGACCTGGTCGTCGAATGCTCGGACGCGTACGGCGTGCTCTTCGAGAGCCTGCGGCGCGAGCTGCGCACACCGGAGCTGTTCGGGCCGTTCGACGAGCTGGGCTACACGGGTACGCATCGGCCCGAGGGCCTGTATCTGTTCGCCGGGCCGCCGTTCGCGGCGCTCGGGCAGCACGCGTCGCGTCCCATCGAGGCGATCGCGCCGCTCGTGCTCTACACCCTCGGGGTGCCGATCCCGACCGACTTCGAGGCGCCGCTCTGCACCGAGGTCGTGCGCCCGGAGCACCTGGCCGCGAACGCACCCCGCTATCAGGACCCGGTCCCCGTCGACCGCGACGACGCGGACGGTGGCTGGCGATCCGGAGACGACGAAGAGAAGATCGCCGAGCGCCTGCGCGCGCTCGGCTACCTCGCATGA
- a CDS encoding sulfatase, translated as MGQLPVRLDGQAGEQAIRAVRLGSEVRPTLPPGASSIVYPLADAPNAPTLWVGLGLEPKGDAARWRAEVRIERDGVPPATFLSESIATSGAWRDLRLPLEPTISQDARLVLYATLEEASGDSPRRLLWGDPVLLPEQPLARPSVILVSLDTLRADHVGSRLKGRSRTPRLDAFAAEAVRYTHAYSPSHWTLPSHVSLLWGRHPGVLDRVKAADGLAPPDVLGPVASLAERFADEGYLTGAMTGGGWMSNTLGLGPWHPFSRGFDVFKSFEVPHQKAGECDPRRFDGDTVFGWAEEWVRTQAEHPYFLFVHTYEAHDRCPFFPPGDDAGLVWRYDAERQPKLLAYYDELVERTDALFGRLLDAVAASGQADRTIIAVTSDHGEAFFEHGAGGHGCGIRGYDELTRVPLIVRPAKDTAAPAIVAAPVSVVQMAPTLTALAGIADGPPFDEPPLPGLDIRGGRAPDAVVVQCEDQLAVRSGSYKLLSDRRRRRPDQLYDLAADPGETVDIATRPGTVHPTLAAVAEAYWATLDGAAGIVRPSDVDAETRKQLHALGYVE; from the coding sequence GTGGGCCAGTTGCCCGTGCGTCTCGATGGGCAGGCCGGCGAGCAGGCGATCCGCGCCGTGCGGCTCGGATCGGAGGTGCGGCCGACGCTGCCTCCGGGCGCGAGCTCGATCGTGTATCCGCTCGCCGATGCGCCCAATGCGCCCACGCTGTGGGTCGGGCTCGGCCTCGAGCCGAAGGGCGACGCCGCACGCTGGCGTGCGGAGGTGCGGATCGAGCGTGACGGCGTCCCGCCCGCCACCTTCCTCAGCGAGTCGATCGCGACTTCCGGCGCGTGGCGCGATCTACGTCTGCCGCTCGAGCCGACGATTTCGCAGGACGCGCGCCTCGTGCTGTACGCGACGCTCGAGGAGGCGAGCGGCGACAGCCCGCGCCGGCTTCTCTGGGGCGATCCGGTGCTCCTGCCGGAGCAGCCGCTTGCGCGGCCGTCGGTGATCCTCGTCTCGCTCGACACGTTGCGCGCCGACCACGTCGGCTCGCGGCTCAAAGGCCGCTCGCGCACGCCGCGGCTCGACGCCTTCGCCGCGGAGGCCGTTCGCTACACCCACGCGTACAGTCCGTCGCACTGGACGTTGCCGTCGCACGTGTCGCTCTTGTGGGGGCGCCACCCGGGCGTGCTCGATCGCGTCAAGGCGGCGGACGGCCTTGCGCCGCCGGACGTCCTCGGGCCGGTCGCGTCGCTGGCCGAGCGCTTCGCCGACGAAGGCTATCTGACCGGCGCCATGACGGGCGGCGGATGGATGTCGAACACCCTCGGGCTCGGACCCTGGCACCCGTTCTCGCGCGGCTTCGACGTCTTCAAGAGCTTCGAGGTGCCGCACCAGAAGGCCGGCGAGTGCGACCCGCGGCGCTTCGACGGCGACACCGTCTTCGGCTGGGCGGAGGAGTGGGTGCGGACGCAGGCGGAGCATCCGTACTTCCTCTTCGTCCACACGTACGAAGCCCACGATCGATGCCCCTTCTTCCCGCCGGGGGACGACGCAGGGCTCGTGTGGCGGTACGACGCCGAGCGCCAGCCGAAGCTGCTGGCGTATTACGACGAGCTGGTCGAGCGCACGGATGCCCTCTTCGGCCGCCTCCTCGACGCCGTCGCGGCGAGCGGTCAGGCCGATCGGACGATCATCGCCGTCACGTCCGATCACGGCGAAGCGTTCTTCGAGCACGGCGCCGGCGGGCACGGGTGCGGCATCCGCGGCTACGACGAGCTGACCCGTGTGCCGCTCATCGTCCGCCCGGCGAAGGACACGGCGGCGCCCGCGATCGTCGCGGCGCCGGTCTCGGTCGTGCAAATGGCGCCGACGCTGACGGCGCTCGCCGGCATCGCCGACGGCCCGCCGTTCGACGAGCCGCCGCTTCCGGGGCTGGATATCCGGGGAGGCAGGGCGCCGGACGCGGTCGTCGTCCAGTGCGAGGATCAGCTCGCCGTGCGGAGCGGCAGCTACAAGCTGCTGAGCGATCGCCGCCGGCGTCGCCCCGACCAGCTGTACGACCTCGCAGCCGATCCCGGGGAGACGGTCGACATCGCGACCCGACCCGGCACGGTGCACCCGACGCTCGCCGCCGTGGCGGAGGCGTACTGGGCGACGTTGGACGGTGCCGCGGGCATCGTTCGTCCGAGCGACGTCGACGCGGAGACCCGCAAGCAGCTGCACGCGCTCGGCTACGTGGAGTGA
- the ilvB gene encoding biosynthetic-type acetolactate synthase large subunit — protein sequence MKTTGAGLITRLLERQGVTTVAGIPGGANLPLYDALRTSGIRHVLARHEQGAGFIAQGMARASGRAAACLASSGPGATNLVTALADAHMDSIPLVAITGQVPRALLGTNAFQEIDTPGLAEPITKHVRQVRSAAELVEAVPEAFRLATSGRRGPVVLDVPKDVQLESIDVGPLPAPATSDPPPIASEDAMSRALALLEAAERPTMLVGAGVVAAGASDLVRMLAERATVPVAATLHGLGVLPPDHPLWLGMVGMHAARCTNMVLDECDLLLGLGVRFDDRATGKLSEFAPHAHIVHVDIDARELGKLVRPTVGIRADVGAVLAELTTRVRPAPRPAWRARLSELRTRHPLATPGADDPRAVYGLIRAVGGLLEPDDLVATDVGQHQMWVAQAYPLSRPRRWLTSGGLGTMGFGVPAAIGAALACPERRVVCFTGDGSVLMNLQELGTAAEEGVSVTVVVLDNGHLGLVRQQQELFYGGRFHASRFRREPDFVAIARGFGVSAWDMGASDDPIGTLARALGTPGPSLVRVPVLHEEKVWPMVPPGAANREMLEAAP from the coding sequence ATGAAGACGACGGGCGCGGGACTCATCACGCGGCTGCTGGAACGGCAGGGCGTGACCACGGTCGCCGGCATCCCCGGCGGCGCCAACCTGCCGCTCTACGACGCCCTGCGGACGAGCGGCATCCGCCACGTCCTCGCACGGCACGAGCAGGGTGCGGGCTTCATCGCCCAGGGCATGGCGCGGGCGAGCGGGCGCGCGGCGGCGTGTCTCGCCAGCTCGGGTCCGGGGGCGACGAACCTCGTCACCGCGCTCGCCGACGCGCACATGGACTCGATCCCGCTGGTGGCCATCACCGGCCAGGTGCCGCGGGCGCTGCTCGGGACGAACGCGTTCCAGGAGATCGACACGCCGGGTCTCGCCGAGCCGATCACGAAGCACGTGCGCCAGGTGCGCTCTGCGGCCGAGCTGGTCGAGGCGGTGCCCGAGGCCTTCCGCCTCGCGACCTCGGGCCGCCGCGGGCCGGTCGTGCTCGACGTGCCCAAGGACGTGCAGCTCGAATCGATCGACGTGGGGCCGCTGCCGGCGCCGGCGACGAGCGACCCGCCGCCGATCGCGTCGGAGGACGCGATGAGCCGTGCGCTGGCGCTGCTCGAGGCCGCGGAGCGGCCGACGATGCTCGTCGGCGCCGGCGTCGTCGCCGCCGGTGCGAGCGACCTCGTGCGCATGCTCGCCGAGCGTGCGACCGTCCCCGTCGCCGCGACGCTGCACGGGCTGGGCGTGTTGCCGCCCGACCATCCGCTCTGGCTGGGTATGGTCGGGATGCACGCGGCGCGCTGCACGAACATGGTGCTGGACGAGTGCGATCTGCTGCTCGGGCTCGGCGTGCGCTTCGACGACCGCGCCACCGGCAAGCTCTCCGAGTTCGCGCCGCACGCGCACATCGTCCACGTCGACATCGATGCGCGCGAGCTGGGCAAGCTCGTGCGTCCGACCGTGGGCATCCGTGCCGACGTGGGCGCCGTGCTCGCGGAGCTGACGACGCGCGTGCGGCCTGCGCCGCGCCCCGCCTGGCGGGCGCGGCTGAGCGAGCTGCGCACGCGCCATCCGCTCGCCACCCCGGGAGCCGACGATCCGCGCGCGGTGTACGGCCTCATCCGCGCCGTCGGCGGTCTGCTCGAGCCCGACGACCTGGTCGCGACCGACGTGGGACAGCACCAGATGTGGGTGGCGCAGGCCTACCCGCTGTCGCGTCCGCGGCGCTGGCTCACCTCGGGAGGCCTCGGGACGATGGGCTTCGGCGTGCCCGCGGCCATCGGTGCGGCGCTCGCGTGCCCGGAGCGCCGCGTGGTGTGCTTCACCGGCGACGGCAGCGTGCTGATGAATCTCCAGGAGCTGGGCACGGCGGCGGAGGAGGGCGTGTCGGTGACGGTGGTCGTGCTCGACAACGGTCACCTGGGGCTCGTGCGCCAGCAGCAGGAGCTGTTCTACGGCGGCCGCTTCCACGCCTCGCGCTTCCGGCGCGAGCCCGACTTCGTCGCGATCGCGCGCGGCTTCGGCGTGTCGGCCTGGGACATGGGCGCGTCGGACGACCCGATCGGCACGCTCGCCCGCGCGCTCGGGACCCCTGGTCCGAGCCTCGTGCGTGTGCCGGTGCTGCACGAAGAGAAGGTGTGGCCGATGGTGCCGCCCGGGGCAGCGAACCGCGAGATGCTGGAGGCGGCTCCATGA